A stretch of Acidimicrobiales bacterium DNA encodes these proteins:
- the rph gene encoding ribonuclease PH: MTDAPTTRHDGRQVDELRPISFQRDFTEMAAGSVLVTFGRTKVLCTASIDEKVPRWMKGKGEGWVTAEYSMLPGSTDDRVRREVKEGRPSGRTQEIQRLIGRSLRSVCDMAKLGERQVIVDCDVLQADGGTRTASICGGYVALHDALSRVVQQGAISSHPLTEACAAISVGIIDGVPMLDLPYVEDSRAEVDMNVVMTESGRFIEVQGTAEGAAFSREELDRLLDLAQGGIGRITALQTEALAEPPAPRQS; the protein is encoded by the coding sequence GTGACCGACGCCCCCACCACCCGCCACGACGGCCGCCAGGTCGACGAGTTGCGGCCCATCAGCTTCCAGCGCGACTTCACCGAGATGGCCGCCGGGTCGGTCCTCGTCACCTTCGGGCGGACCAAGGTCCTCTGCACCGCCTCGATCGACGAGAAGGTGCCGCGTTGGATGAAAGGCAAGGGCGAGGGCTGGGTCACCGCCGAGTACTCGATGCTCCCCGGCTCCACCGACGATCGCGTGCGTCGCGAGGTGAAGGAGGGGCGCCCGTCCGGTCGCACCCAGGAGATCCAGCGGCTCATCGGTCGTTCGTTGCGCTCGGTGTGCGACATGGCGAAGCTGGGCGAGCGCCAGGTCATTGTCGACTGCGACGTGCTCCAAGCCGACGGCGGGACTCGCACCGCTTCGATCTGCGGCGGCTACGTGGCCCTGCACGACGCGCTCAGCCGAGTCGTGCAACAAGGGGCCATCAGCTCGCATCCGCTGACCGAGGCGTGCGCCGCCATCTCCGTCGGGATCATCGACGGCGTGCCCATGCTCGACCTGCCCTACGTGGAGGATTCCCGGGCCGAGGTCGACATGAACGTGGTCATGACCGAGTCCGGCCGCTTCATCGAGGTCCAGGGCACGGCCGAGGGTGCCGCGTTCAGCCGGGAAGAGCTCGACCGCCTGCTCGACCTCGCCCAGGGCGGCATCGGCCGGATCACGGCGCTCCAGACCGAGGCCCTCGCCGAGCCGCCGGCGCCGCGCCAGTCGTGA
- a CDS encoding FAD-dependent oxidoreductase — translation MPISRRTVLKGSALLVLYAAVPGCAPGGGDEVEDADGAAEQDGGGATGSAVPEPDGWVVTRWRADPFARGSYSFLAVDSSPDDRRALAAPVGDRLFFAGEATSVANPATVHGALESGRAAADAVDSVAEEGARILVIGAGMAGLGAARALDDLGYDVTVVEGRDRMGGRTFTVDTLGVPLDLGASWIHGTDGNPLTALADELGVERSDPTDYDNEPEYAPDGVELTDTQYATAEAAFDSVMEVAATAAEEQAEDGPLADVVWAAAADLDLSDDDLLVLTHYLNTSIEGEYAGGLGELSTWWWEEGEGYDGGDVVFPDGYVQLVDGLAEGLAIDLGAPVEEVAVVDGGVVVTIGDDSTYEADHVVVTVPLGVLKAGTIAFEPPLPDAKATAIERIGMGLLDKTYLRFPEVFWDADADLIGWVSPDGDGRWAEWVNMAKVTGEPILLGFNAAAYAEQVEAMSDEEVVADAMAVLRTIYGP, via the coding sequence ATGCCGATCAGCCGCCGCACCGTCCTGAAGGGATCGGCACTCCTTGTGCTCTACGCCGCCGTCCCCGGGTGCGCCCCGGGCGGCGGCGACGAGGTCGAGGACGCCGACGGCGCGGCCGAGCAGGACGGCGGCGGGGCGACGGGCTCGGCGGTGCCCGAACCGGACGGTTGGGTGGTCACGCGCTGGCGGGCCGACCCGTTCGCCCGTGGCTCCTACTCGTTCCTCGCCGTGGACAGCTCGCCCGACGACCGCCGCGCCCTCGCCGCCCCGGTCGGCGACCGCCTGTTCTTCGCCGGCGAGGCCACGTCGGTGGCGAACCCCGCCACCGTCCACGGGGCCCTCGAGTCGGGACGAGCGGCCGCCGACGCGGTCGATTCGGTCGCCGAGGAAGGCGCCCGCATCCTGGTGATCGGCGCGGGGATGGCGGGGCTCGGCGCCGCTCGGGCACTGGACGACCTCGGCTACGACGTCACCGTCGTCGAAGGGCGCGACCGGATGGGCGGACGGACCTTCACCGTCGACACCCTGGGGGTGCCGCTCGACCTCGGCGCCTCGTGGATCCACGGCACCGACGGCAATCCGCTCACGGCCCTCGCCGACGAGCTGGGCGTCGAGCGCTCGGACCCGACCGACTATGACAACGAGCCCGAGTACGCCCCCGACGGCGTCGAGCTCACCGACACCCAGTACGCCACCGCCGAAGCGGCTTTCGACTCGGTGATGGAGGTCGCCGCAACCGCTGCCGAGGAACAGGCCGAGGACGGCCCCCTCGCCGACGTGGTGTGGGCGGCCGCAGCCGATCTCGACCTCTCGGACGACGACCTCCTGGTACTGACCCACTACCTGAACACCAGCATCGAGGGTGAGTACGCCGGCGGCCTCGGCGAGCTGTCCACCTGGTGGTGGGAAGAGGGCGAGGGCTACGACGGCGGCGACGTCGTGTTCCCCGACGGCTACGTCCAGCTCGTCGACGGACTGGCCGAGGGGTTGGCGATCGACCTCGGGGCGCCGGTCGAGGAGGTGGCGGTCGTCGACGGCGGCGTGGTGGTCACGATCGGCGACGACTCCACCTACGAGGCCGACCACGTCGTGGTCACCGTCCCCCTCGGGGTGCTCAAGGCGGGGACCATCGCCTTCGAGCCACCCCTTCCCGATGCCAAGGCCACCGCCATCGAGCGCATTGGCATGGGCCTGCTGGACAAGACCTACCTGCGCTTCCCGGAGGTCTTCTGGGACGCCGACGCCGACCTCATCGGCTGGGTGAGCCCGGACGGCGACGGCCGCTGGGCCGAGTGGGTGAACATGGCCAAGGTCACCGGCGAGCCCATCTTGTTGGGCTTCAACGCCGCCGCCTACGCCGAGCAGGTGGAAGCCATGAGCGACGAGGAGGTCGTCGCCGACGCCATGGCCGTCCTGCGCACCATCTACGGCCCCTGA
- a CDS encoding MBL fold metallo-hydrolase, giving the protein MSVVGESVADGPLSITVLGCSGTYAAVDGACSGYLVRGRGTTVWMDTGPGTLANVQRHTAFADIDAVVISHCHPDHWTELPVLRNVLKYVIHRSAVPVHGTAETLAMAEAATHDGLAPTFDWHVIRDHSTTDIGVLRFSFSRTDHPVETLAVRVEDTTTGDVLVYSSDTGPGWSVSAFGGDVDLFVCEATLTTDEEGLAPHISAREAGAMAAAAGVRRLVLTHHWPGGDVEAQRAAAEVTFGRPVELATINERFTL; this is encoded by the coding sequence GTGAGCGTGGTGGGGGAGTCGGTGGCCGACGGACCGCTGAGCATCACCGTGCTGGGCTGCTCGGGCACCTACGCCGCCGTGGACGGTGCCTGCAGCGGCTACCTGGTCCGGGGGCGGGGAACCACCGTGTGGATGGACACCGGGCCCGGGACCCTCGCCAACGTGCAGCGCCACACCGCGTTCGCCGACATCGACGCCGTCGTGATCAGCCACTGCCACCCGGACCACTGGACCGAGCTACCGGTGCTCCGCAACGTCCTGAAGTACGTCATCCACCGGTCAGCGGTGCCCGTGCACGGCACCGCCGAGACGCTGGCCATGGCCGAGGCCGCCACCCACGACGGCCTGGCCCCGACCTTCGACTGGCACGTGATCCGGGACCACTCGACCACCGACATCGGCGTCCTGCGCTTCTCGTTCTCCCGGACCGATCACCCGGTCGAGACCCTGGCGGTGCGGGTCGAGGACACCACGACGGGTGACGTGCTGGTGTACTCGTCCGACACCGGCCCCGGGTGGTCCGTGTCGGCCTTCGGCGGTGATGTCGACCTGTTCGTCTGCGAGGCCACCCTCACCACCGACGAGGAGGGCCTCGCCCCGCACATCAGCGCCCGGGAGGCCGGCGCCATGGCGGCTGCGGCCGGCGTGCGCCGCCTCGTCCTCACCCACCACTGGCCCGGCGGCGACGTCGAGGCCCAGCGGGCCGCCGCCGAGGTCACCTTCGGCCGGCCCGTCGAGCTCGCCACCATCAACGAGAGGTTCACCCTGTGA
- the rpe gene encoding ribulose-phosphate 3-epimerase, giving the protein MADDRPVLIAPSVLPADFSRLGEECRSLEEAGVDRIQFDVMDGRFVPNLTFGPDVIASLRPHVTVPFEAHLMVEQPDELAARYVEAGCERLIVHTEACPHLHRTLGNIAELGAKAAVAVNPATPVSAFAHVLDLVDLVLVMTVNPGFGGQSYIATMEPKIAETRRLVLESGFDVDVEVDGGIGPSTVAAAAAAGANVLVAGSALYRDPEGLGHAVADLRARAEAARA; this is encoded by the coding sequence ATGGCCGACGATCGCCCCGTCCTCATCGCTCCGTCGGTGCTTCCCGCCGACTTCTCCCGCCTGGGCGAGGAGTGCCGGTCCCTCGAGGAAGCAGGGGTCGACCGCATCCAGTTCGACGTGATGGACGGGCGCTTCGTCCCCAACCTCACCTTCGGCCCCGACGTCATCGCCTCGCTCCGCCCCCACGTCACGGTCCCCTTCGAGGCCCACCTCATGGTCGAGCAGCCCGACGAGCTCGCGGCGCGCTACGTCGAAGCGGGCTGCGAGCGCCTCATCGTGCACACCGAGGCCTGCCCCCATCTCCACCGCACGCTGGGCAACATCGCCGAGCTCGGCGCCAAGGCCGCGGTGGCGGTCAACCCGGCGACACCGGTCTCCGCGTTCGCCCACGTGCTCGACCTCGTCGACCTGGTGCTGGTGATGACGGTGAACCCGGGATTCGGGGGCCAGTCCTACATCGCCACCATGGAGCCGAAGATCGCCGAGACCCGTCGGCTCGTGCTCGAGTCGGGCTTCGACGTGGACGTCGAGGTCGACGGCGGCATCGGGCCCTCCACGGTGGCGGCGGCGGCGGCCGCCGGTGCGAACGTCCTCGTGGCCGGCAGCGCCCTCTACCGCGACCCCGAAGGTCTGGGCCATGCGGTCGCCGACCTGCGGGCCCGCGCCGAGGCCGCCCGCGCATGA
- a CDS encoding PLP-dependent cysteine synthase family protein, producing the protein MAVVSSVLDLIGNTPLVDVSALSPNPDVRILAKLESQNPAGSVKDRIAAKMIEEAEADGTLTPGRTIIEPSSGNTGIALAMIAQLKGYPIKIVLPENVSVERRQLLEIFGAELIMSPGAEGSNGAVRRAQILADEHPEWAFLYQYANEANPRAHYEGTGPEIWRDCPEITHFVAGLGTSGTLLGVGTYLKEQNREIKVMAVEPPSGERVEGLRSLEDGYIPPVYDKWGGNELLDGKRIVRPKESIEWMRRLTSEMGIFAGISSGAALAGAARVAERLETGTIVFVVCDGGWKYLSTGAWTDDIDEVVRRAEQIIYF; encoded by the coding sequence ATGGCCGTCGTCTCGTCGGTACTCGATCTCATCGGCAACACGCCCCTCGTGGACGTCAGCGCGCTCAGCCCCAACCCCGACGTGCGCATCCTCGCCAAGCTCGAGAGCCAGAACCCCGCCGGCTCGGTGAAGGACCGCATCGCCGCCAAGATGATCGAGGAAGCCGAGGCCGACGGCACCCTGACCCCGGGCCGCACCATCATCGAGCCGTCCTCGGGCAACACCGGCATCGCCCTGGCCATGATCGCCCAGCTCAAGGGCTACCCGATCAAGATCGTCCTCCCCGAGAACGTGTCGGTCGAGCGCCGCCAGCTGCTCGAGATCTTCGGCGCCGAGCTGATCATGTCGCCCGGCGCCGAGGGGTCCAACGGGGCCGTGCGGCGCGCCCAGATCCTCGCCGACGAGCACCCCGAGTGGGCCTTCCTCTACCAGTACGCCAACGAGGCCAACCCCCGTGCCCACTACGAGGGCACCGGCCCCGAGATCTGGCGCGACTGCCCCGAGATCACCCACTTCGTGGCCGGCCTCGGCACCAGCGGCACCCTGCTCGGCGTGGGGACCTACCTCAAGGAGCAGAACCGCGAGATCAAGGTGATGGCGGTCGAGCCGCCCTCAGGGGAGCGGGTCGAGGGCCTGCGAAGTCTCGAGGACGGCTACATCCCGCCGGTGTACGACAAGTGGGGTGGCAACGAGCTGCTCGACGGCAAGCGCATCGTGCGGCCCAAGGAGTCCATCGAGTGGATGCGCCGCCTCACCTCCGAGATGGGCATCTTCGCCGGCATCTCCTCCGGTGCGGCCCTCGCCGGCGCCGCCCGGGTGGCCGAGCGCCTCGAGACGGGCACGATCGTGTTCGTGGTCTGCGACGGCGGCTGGAAGTACCTCTCCACCGGCGCCTGGACGGACGACATCGACGAGGTCGTCCGCCGCGCCGAGCAGATAATTTACTTCTAG
- a CDS encoding alanine racemase, which yields MAAARPGPALRPHVKAFKSTSLARRLHDAGHRTFCCATVRECEGMAAAGLGEDLLLANEVLDARRLGALVAAGTARITVAVDSEPTVLAAAAGGVREVLIDVNNGFRCGCEPDDAGFLADFARAQGLEVRGVMGYEGHVSLNPDRASRIELLEVAMARLARAYADVGGDVISGAGTGTYDLNTLVTEVQAGSYTLMDTEYAKLGLPFRQALHLWATVISVNDRVAICDAGLKSMGMDHGDPSIDGADVLYCSDEHVVFIPHEGHSWDVGDRVRLVPAHVDPTIALHEQLWLVDGDDVIDRWPVDLRGW from the coding sequence ATGGCCGCAGCCCGCCCGGGGCCGGCGCTGCGACCGCACGTGAAGGCCTTCAAGTCGACCTCGCTGGCCCGTCGCCTGCACGACGCCGGCCACCGGACGTTCTGCTGCGCCACCGTCCGGGAGTGCGAGGGCATGGCGGCGGCCGGCCTCGGCGAGGACCTGCTGTTGGCCAACGAGGTGCTCGACGCCCGGCGCCTGGGGGCGCTGGTCGCGGCCGGCACCGCCCGCATCACCGTGGCCGTGGACAGCGAGCCCACCGTGCTGGCGGCCGCGGCGGGCGGCGTGCGCGAGGTGCTCATCGACGTGAACAACGGCTTCCGCTGCGGGTGCGAGCCCGACGACGCCGGCTTCCTGGCTGACTTCGCCCGGGCGCAGGGCCTCGAGGTCCGCGGCGTCATGGGCTACGAGGGCCACGTGTCGCTCAACCCCGACCGCGCCAGCCGCATCGAGCTCCTCGAGGTGGCGATGGCCCGCCTCGCCCGTGCGTACGCCGACGTCGGCGGCGACGTCATCTCGGGCGCCGGCACCGGCACCTACGACCTCAACACCCTCGTCACCGAGGTGCAGGCGGGCTCGTACACGCTGATGGACACCGAGTACGCCAAGCTCGGCCTCCCCTTCCGCCAGGCGCTGCACCTGTGGGCCACCGTGATCTCGGTGAACGACCGGGTGGCCATCTGCGACGCCGGCCTCAAGTCGATGGGCATGGACCACGGCGACCCGTCCATCGACGGCGCCGACGTCCTCTACTGCTCGGACGAGCACGTGGTCTTCATCCCCCACGAGGGCCACTCCTGGGACGTCGGCGACCGCGTCCGCCTCGTCCCCGCCCACGTCGACCCCACCATCGCCCTCCATGAACAGCTCTGGCTGGTCGACGGCGACGACGTCATCGACCGCTGGCCCGTCGACCTCCGTGGTTGGTGA
- the rdgB gene encoding RdgB/HAM1 family non-canonical purine NTP pyrophosphatase: MRLVLATANRDKVAEIAVILGDGVELAPRPDTVPDVVEDADTLEGNARLKAVAIVEATGEPAVADDTGLEVDALDGAPGVYSARFAGEDATYADNVAKMLESLADHPDPAERTARFRTVALVRFPDGREVIAEGVVDGTMATEARGAAGFGYDPLFIPAEGDGRTFAEMTPDEKHAVSHRGRAFRALRDALTER; this comes from the coding sequence GTGAGGCTGGTCCTCGCCACCGCCAACCGGGACAAGGTCGCGGAGATCGCGGTCATCCTGGGTGACGGCGTCGAGCTGGCCCCGCGGCCGGACACCGTGCCCGACGTCGTCGAGGACGCCGACACCCTCGAGGGCAACGCTCGCCTCAAGGCGGTCGCCATCGTGGAGGCCACCGGCGAGCCCGCGGTGGCCGACGACACCGGCCTCGAGGTGGACGCCCTCGACGGTGCGCCGGGCGTCTACTCGGCCCGCTTCGCCGGCGAGGACGCCACCTACGCCGACAACGTGGCCAAGATGCTCGAGTCGCTCGCCGACCACCCCGACCCCGCCGAGCGCACGGCCCGCTTCCGCACGGTGGCGCTGGTCCGCTTCCCCGACGGACGCGAGGTGATCGCCGAGGGCGTCGTGGACGGCACCATGGCCACCGAGGCCCGCGGCGCCGCCGGCTTTGGTTACGACCCGCTGTTCATCCCCGCCGAGGGCGACGGCCGCACCTTCGCCGAGATGACCCCCGACGAGAAGCACGCGGTCTCCCATCGAGGCCGCGCCTTCCGCGCCCTCCGCGACGCCCTCACCGAGCGCTAG
- a CDS encoding M67 family metallopeptidase — protein sequence MLELDANVWGEMVAHAYDRLPDEACGLFAAAPGSGRIERFYPCRNDAASSRVYTINPLDHLKAERDAEGRGLEIVGVMHSHTHTDAYPSPTDVAQAPDPDWHYVIVSLRQEAPVLRSYAIRDGAIAEEPVGLVGR from the coding sequence ATGCTGGAGCTCGACGCCAACGTGTGGGGGGAGATGGTCGCCCACGCCTACGACCGCCTCCCCGACGAGGCCTGTGGGCTGTTCGCGGCCGCGCCCGGGAGTGGCCGGATCGAGCGCTTCTACCCGTGTCGCAACGACGCCGCTTCGAGCCGGGTGTACACCATCAACCCGCTCGACCACCTGAAGGCCGAGCGCGACGCCGAGGGCCGAGGCCTCGAGATCGTGGGCGTCATGCACTCGCACACCCACACCGACGCCTACCCGTCGCCCACCGACGTCGCCCAGGCGCCGGACCCGGACTGGCACTACGTCATCGTGTCGTTGCGCCAAGAGGCGCCGGTGCTGCGGTCGTACGCCATCCGCGACGGCGCCATCGCCGAGGAGCCGGTCGGCCTCGTGGGCCGGTAG
- a CDS encoding ATP-dependent Clp protease proteolytic subunit, with product MQPSPLVGQMAGFDPSNEIYNRLLKERIVFLGTEVNDTIANTLTAQLLYLEGQDPDKDVWLYINSPGGSVTAGMAIYDTMQFISPDVGTICMGLGASMGQFLLCAGAPGKRYALPHARVMMHQPSGGIQGQAADIAIQAEQMVYTKKLLAERIAFHTGQPVEQITADSERDRWFTAAEAAEYGIIDHVIGHRGDMSAANAAAADKK from the coding sequence ATGCAGCCCTCACCGCTCGTCGGCCAGATGGCCGGCTTCGATCCGTCCAACGAGATCTACAACCGCCTCCTGAAGGAGCGGATCGTGTTCCTCGGCACCGAGGTCAACGACACGATCGCCAACACCCTCACGGCGCAGCTGCTGTACCTCGAGGGCCAGGACCCCGACAAGGACGTCTGGCTCTACATCAACTCCCCGGGGGGTTCGGTCACCGCGGGCATGGCCATCTACGACACCATGCAGTTCATCTCGCCCGACGTCGGCACCATCTGCATGGGCCTCGGCGCCTCGATGGGCCAGTTCCTGCTCTGCGCCGGCGCCCCCGGCAAGCGCTACGCCCTGCCCCACGCCCGGGTGATGATGCACCAGCCCTCGGGCGGCATCCAGGGCCAGGCGGCCGACATCGCCATCCAGGCCGAGCAGATGGTGTACACGAAGAAGCTCCTCGCCGAGCGCATCGCCTTCCACACCGGCCAGCCGGTCGAGCAGATCACCGCCGACTCCGAGCGCGACCGTTGGTTCACCGCGGCCGAGGCGGCCGAGTACGGCATCATCGATCACGTGATCGGCCACCGCGGCGACATGTCCGCGGCCAACGCGGCCGCCGCCGACAAGAAGTAG
- the smpB gene encoding SsrA-binding protein SmpB, with amino-acid sequence MAKPANPPGTQLVASNRQARRDYEILDTVEAGMVLSGSEVKALREAKVQLADAYARIIDHEAWIIGLHISPYSHASPMFSHQTDRQRKLLLHRAEIDRLRARVDQERLTLVPLTLYFKDGRAKLEVGLGRGRTSVDKRQVIAKRDADLEAKRAMSRARRSVGWTGSTCSLTTDEHEHTRG; translated from the coding sequence GTGGCCAAGCCCGCCAACCCGCCAGGGACCCAGCTCGTCGCGTCGAACCGCCAGGCCCGACGCGACTACGAGATCCTCGACACCGTCGAGGCGGGCATGGTGCTGTCCGGGAGCGAGGTGAAGGCGCTGCGCGAGGCGAAGGTGCAGCTCGCCGACGCCTACGCCCGCATCATCGACCACGAGGCGTGGATCATCGGGCTGCACATCTCGCCCTACAGCCACGCCAGCCCGATGTTCAGCCACCAGACCGACCGACAGCGCAAGCTGCTCCTGCACAGGGCGGAGATCGACCGCCTCCGGGCCCGCGTCGACCAGGAGCGACTCACCCTCGTCCCGCTCACGCTCTACTTCAAGGACGGGCGCGCCAAGCTCGAGGTGGGCCTGGGTCGGGGGCGCACCAGCGTGGACAAGCGCCAGGTCATCGCCAAGCGCGACGCCGACCTCGAGGCCAAACGGGCGATGTCCCGGGCCAGACGCTCGGTAGGCTGGACGGGTAGCACTTGCTCGTTGACAACTGACGAACACGAACACACACGGGGCTGA
- a CDS encoding sigma-70 family RNA polymerase sigma factor, whose translation MDEEDELFRTLYPSLRRFAAVVGPYEVDPDDLVQDAVARALSRGPLTSLDQPAAYLRRTILNLAKDRRRSFARWRSAAARHGAAEVGDADPYPSDLSILLSLDPGDRAVLFLAFVEGLPFEEVASALGCTPAAARQRSTRARRRLRVAAGDET comes from the coding sequence GTGGACGAGGAGGACGAGTTGTTCCGCACGCTCTACCCCTCGCTGCGCCGTTTCGCCGCGGTCGTCGGCCCCTACGAGGTCGACCCGGACGACCTCGTGCAGGATGCGGTGGCCCGGGCATTGAGCCGCGGGCCTCTGACCTCACTCGACCAGCCGGCGGCCTATCTACGCCGCACGATCCTCAACTTGGCCAAGGACCGTCGCCGCAGCTTCGCTCGGTGGCGCTCAGCAGCGGCACGCCACGGCGCCGCGGAGGTGGGCGACGCCGACCCGTACCCGTCCGACCTCTCGATCCTGCTGTCTCTTGATCCAGGCGACCGGGCCGTGCTCTTCCTCGCGTTCGTCGAGGGGTTGCCCTTCGAGGAGGTGGCGTCTGCCCTGGGCTGCACCCCGGCGGCGGCGCGCCAGCGCTCGACCCGAGCTCGTCGACGCCTGCGAGTGGCGGCGGGAGACGAGACATGA
- a CDS encoding glutamate racemase translates to MAADRLRPIGMFDSGFGGLTVARAVIDLLPGQDLVYFGDTGRYPYGPRDLDEVRGFAHQISAMLLAEHGVGAIVVACNTASAAALDELQADVAVPVVGVIEPGARALVQATRNGRVGVIGTVGTIASGAYQRAVAKACADAGRDDVVLTCAACPGFVEFVERGETESDQVHVLAERLLAPVVEAGVDTLLLGCTHYPYLARTIGDVMGRDVVLVSSADETAFEVRSLLLGDRPASSSPGTHRWISSGNVAHFAELGRRLLGPELAGAEAWSWS, encoded by the coding sequence ATGGCTGCCGACCGCTTGCGTCCGATCGGCATGTTCGACTCGGGCTTCGGGGGGCTCACGGTCGCCAGGGCGGTGATCGACCTGCTGCCGGGGCAGGACCTCGTGTACTTCGGGGACACCGGGCGCTACCCCTACGGGCCGCGGGACCTCGACGAGGTGCGGGGGTTCGCCCACCAGATCAGCGCCATGCTGCTGGCCGAGCACGGGGTCGGCGCCATCGTCGTGGCCTGCAACACCGCGTCCGCCGCCGCGCTCGACGAGCTGCAGGCCGACGTCGCGGTCCCGGTCGTCGGGGTCATCGAGCCGGGCGCCCGGGCGCTGGTGCAGGCCACCCGCAACGGGCGGGTCGGCGTGATCGGCACGGTGGGCACGATCGCCTCCGGCGCCTACCAGCGGGCCGTGGCCAAGGCCTGTGCCGACGCCGGCCGTGACGACGTGGTCCTCACGTGCGCCGCGTGCCCGGGGTTCGTGGAGTTCGTCGAGCGGGGTGAGACCGAGAGCGACCAGGTCCACGTCCTCGCCGAGCGTCTGCTGGCCCCGGTGGTCGAAGCCGGCGTCGACACCCTGTTGCTCGGGTGCACGCACTATCCGTACCTCGCCCGTACCATCGGCGACGTGATGGGCCGCGACGTCGTCCTGGTGTCGTCGGCCGACGAGACCGCCTTCGAGGTGCGCTCGCTGCTGCTCGGCGACCGGCCCGCCTCCTCGTCCCCCGGCACGCACCGCTGGATCTCGTCGGGCAACGTGGCCCACTTCGCCGAACTGGGCCGGCGCCTCCTCGGCCCCGAGCTCGCCGGCGCCGAAGCCTGGAGCTGGTCGTGA